Part of the Kitasatospora sp. NBC_00374 genome is shown below.
CACGCCAAGGCCACCTTCTTCGTGACCGGCTCGATGGTGACCCGCCACCCGGACCTGATCCGGCGGATCATCGCGGACGGCCACGAGATCGGCCTGCACTCCTTCACCCACCCGGACTTCACCCTCCAGTCGGACCGCCGGATCACCTGGGAGATGGCCCAGACCCAGCTCGCCCTGGCCGGTGTCGCCGGGGTGCACAGCGCGCTGTTCCGCCCGCCGTACTCCTCCGACGCGGCCGCGCTGGACGACCTGACCTGGCCGGTGCTCAAGAAGCTCGCCGACCGCGGGTACGTCACCGCGTTCATCGACGAGGACACCGAGGACTGGCAGCGCCCGGGCGTGGACGCGATCGTCGCCGCCGCGATGCCCAAGAAGACCGGTGACGGGCACATCGTGCTGATGCACGACGCCGGTGGCGACCGGTCCCAGACCGTGGCCGCGCTCAAGGTGATGATGCCCAGGCTGCAGGCCGAGGGCTACCGCTTCAGCACCGTCAGCGAGTCGATCGGCGCCGAGACCTCGATGTCGAAGGTCACCGGGTTCCAGCTGTGGGAGGGCAAGCTCTTCCTCGGCCTCGCGCACGCGGCGGTGCTGGTGATGCCGGTCCTGATCGTGCTGCTCGCCGTGGTCGGCACCCTGGTGTTCGGCCGGTTCGCCCTGATGCTCTTCCTGTCCGTCAAGCACGCCCGGCGCACCCGGCGCAAGACCTTCGGCTGGGGCCCGCCGGTCACCGAGGCGGCCACCGTGCTGGTCCCCGCCTACAACGAGCAGGAGTGCATCGCCAACACCCTGCGCTCCCTGATCGACAGCGAGCACCCGGTCGAGGTGATCGTGATCGACGACGGCTCCACCGACGACACCGTCCGGATCGTCGAGGAGCTGGACCTGCCCGGGGTCCGGGTGATCAGCCAGCCGAACTCCGGCAAGGCCACCGCGCTCAACACCGGCATCGCGCACGCCACCCACGACCTGATCGTGATGATGGACGGCGACACCGTCTTCGAGCCCTCCACCGTCCGCGAGCTGGTGCAGCCGTTCGCCGACCCGGGCGTCGGCGCGGTCGCCGGCAACGCCAAGGTCGGCAACCGCGACAGTCTGATCGGCGCCTGGCAGCACATCGAGTACGTGATGGGCTTCAACCTCGACCGCCGGATGTACGACGAGCTGCGCTGCATGCCCACCGTCCCCGGTGCCGTCGGCGCGTACCGCCGCGAGGCCCTGGAGCAGGCCGGCGGGATGAGCGAGGACACCCTCGCCGAGGACACCGACCTCACCATGGCGCTGCACATCAACGGCTGGCAGGTGGTCTACGCCGAGAACGCCCGGGCCTGGACCGAGGCGCCCGGCAGCATGGCCCAGCTCTGGTCGCAGCGCTACCGCTGGTGCTACGGCACCATGCAGGCGATGTGGAAGCACCGCGGCGCGGTGCTGGCCTCCGGGCCGGCCGGGCGGTTCGGCCGGGTCGGACTGCCGCTGGTGGCCCTGTTCATGGTGCTCGCCCCGCTGCTCGCCCCGCTCTTCGACGTCTTCCTGGTGTACGGGATCCTCTTCGTGGACGCGCCCAAGACGCTCGCCGCCTGGTTCACCGTCCTGATCGTCCAGCTGGTCTGCGCCGGGTACGCGTTCTGGCTGGACCGCGAGAAGCCCTGGCACCTGATCACCCTGCCGCTGCAGCAGCTGGTCTACCGCCAGCTGATGTACCTGGTGCTGCTGCAGTCCTGGATCACCGCGCTCACCGGCGGCCGGCTGCGCTGGCAGAAGCTCCAGCGCACCGGCGAGGTCGACGTCCCCGTCAACGTCTGAGCCCCGGCCCACCACCACACCCACCACCGAGAGGCCACCATGACCGCGCCAGCCCACCCCGGGTACGCGCCCCCCGGCACCGGGCCGTTCGACTCCGGTCCGGCCGCCCCCGGCCCCGTTCCGGGCCCGCCGGTCCGGGCCGTGCCCGGCCGCGACCGCTACCTCGACCTGCTGCGGGCGCTGGCGCTCGTCCGCGTGGTGTTCCTGCACATGTTCGCCTGGTCCTGGCTGCCGATCGTGTTCCCGTCGATGGGCGTGATGTTCGCGCTGGCCGGCTCGCTGATGGCCCGCTCGCTGGCCCGGCCGACGCTGTCGGTGATCCGCGGCCGGCTGCGCCGCCTGCTGCCGCCGCTGTGGCTGATGGGCGTCATCGCGGTGCCCGGGATGCTGCTGCAGGGGTGGTCGGCCGCCTCCTCCGGGCACAGCACGGCGGGCTTCTGGGGCCGCATGCTGCTGTGGATCCTGCCGCTGAGCGACCCGCCGTACGGCGATCCGCTGCCCGGGGTGCACGGCCTGCTGGACCACGCCTGGGGCGAGCACGCCGCCGGACCGCTCTGGTACCTGCGCGCCTACCTGTGGTTCGTGCTGCTGTCGCCGTTGCTGCTGAGGCTGATGCGCAAGGTCCCGTGGCTGGTGGTGCCCGCGCCGATGCTGTTCTGCGTGGTCCTGGAGCTGGGCTACGTCGACCTGCGGCCCGAGCTGTACAGCATCGTCGACGGCCTGGCCATCTACGGCTCCTGCTGGCTGCTCGGCATGGCGTACCAGGAGGGGATGCTCAACCGGTTCCCGCGCTACCTCGCCCCCTCGGTGGTGCCCTTCGTGATGGCCGCGGCGCTGTGGTGGACGCTGAACGGCACCAACGACGTGGGCGGCCCGGCGACCCTGGAGGACAGCACCCTCGGACAGGCCGTCTGGTCCTTCGGCTTCGTCCTGCTGCTGCTGAACGCCAGCCCGTCGTGGGACGAGTGGCCGCCGCGGCTGCGCCGCTGGGGCGGGCTGATCAGCCTGCTGAACTCGCGGGCCGTCACCGTCTACCTCTGGCACAACCTGGCGATCACCGCGGCGATCAGCCTGATCGGCCTCACCTGGGGTCTGCCGCTGCTGGCCGAGAACGTGCCGTGGCTGCTGGACAGCGAGTGGCTGCCGATGCTGCTGGCCTGGCCGCTGATCGGCCTGTGCATCGTCGCCTTCGGCTGGATCGAGGACGTCGCCGCCAAGCGCCGGCCCCGGCTGTTCCCGTACCCGCGGCAGATCCGGTCGGCGGCGCACCGCCGCTGACCGCGCGCAACAGACGCCTCGGGCCCCGGCAGTTGCCGGGGCCCGAGGCGTCTGTGCGACCGGACGGTCGGTGCCGTCAGTGCTGGGCGGGGATGATGCCCGACAGCCACTTGAAGATCTCGGGGACCATCGGCTTCCAGACGTCGCTGGCGTGCGGGCCGGTGGTCTCCACCGGGGTGACGGTGGTCGGCGGCTTGGCGGCGTCCTTGAGGGCCAGCGCGGCCTCGTAGCCGTCGCCCTTGTTGCCGCTGACGTACAGTGCGGTCTTCGGCGGGGTCTGGGCGGTCTTGAGGATGTTGACCGGGTTCGACTTCTCCCGCAGGGCCGGGTCCTTCGCGGTGAGCGAGTGCGGCTCCTGCGCGGGGTCGTTGTAACCGGAGAGGCTGATGCCGGCCCGGTAGCGGTTCGGGTGCTCCACCGCGAGCTTGGCCGCGCAGTGGCCGCCGGCCGAGTAGCCGGCCACCGCCCACCGGTCGGCGGACGGGTCGGCCCGGAAGTTGTCCAGGACCATCTGCGGCACGTCCCGCGAGAGCCAGGTGTCCGCGTTGACCTTGTCCTTGACGTCGGCGCAGCCGGTGTCCACGTCGTCGCCCAGCAGGTTGGTCCGCGGCGAGACCAGGATGAACGGCGTGACCTCGCCGCGCTGCATCATCGGCTTGAGCTGGTCGGAGACCTTGAGCGTGCCGTACCAGGTCTTGGACGAGCCCGGCCAGCCCGGCAGCAGCTCGACCACCGGGAAGTTCTTGTCCTTGTAGGCGGGGTCGTTGTACTGCGGCGGCAGCCAGACCAGGACCTCGCCGTCCACACCGGACAGCTCGCCCTTCAGCTCGGTGTGCTGCACGTCGTTCGGCACCTTCGGGTCGCCGACGCTCTTGAAGGACTGGATCACCTTGGCCCGGGTCTTGCCGTCCGAGCCGCTGCCCGCGCTGTCGGCCGCGACCTTCGGGACGGCCCGGACGTGGTCGCCGGTGCCGAGCAGGTCGTCCCAGTTCCCGTAGATCAGGTTGGCGTTGTTGACCATGACGAAGACCATGGTCACGGCCGTCACCTGGCAGAAGAGGATCATCACCAGCCTGGACAGGATCTGCACGGGCCTGGGCCCGGGCACCCGCCCCCAGAGCAGCAGCGCCGCCGCGATGGAGATCGGCACGAGGATGATCGTGACGACAAGGAATGGTGTGCCAGTCAGTTGCATGGAATGTTTCTCGTATCCGGGTTGCGGTCGCCCGGGGCTCAGGGCGCCCAGGGCGTGCTCCAATGGATCAGACGGGGTGGAACGGGCGATCAGTTGCTCGCCGAACTGAAGGAAACCTGAGAGGAACATCACGTTTCCGTGAGTCCCGGTCGAGTGCCGACCCAAGTCTGCCACCCGACCGGACGACCGCACGGTGCGGACCCGATCTGCTCTCAGGCATATCCCGACCTGGCGGGACCCGCCGCTCGAACTGCCGAACCGTCAGAGCGGCTCACCCGGGCGGCCGTACGCGACCTCGACCGCGGGCCGCCCGGCGCCGACACTGGTATCCACGGCCGGGGCGAAGGGTGGAGCGTCACAGTGAGAGCACGGACGATGCTGCTGCTGCTCGTGGTGCTCCTGTTGACGGCGGGGTGCAGTAGTACCGGCGGCCGCCGTGCCGAGCAGGCGAGGGAACGGGCGGCCACGGCCGGCGGCGCGGTGGACACCCCGCGCTGGAAGGTCGCCATGGTCACCCACGCCGGCGCCGGCGACTCCTTCTGGGACACCGTCCGCAAGGGGGCCGAGCAGGCGGCGGCCAAGGACAACATCACCTTCCTCTACTCCAACGACGCGCAGACCCAGAATCAGGTGCAGCTGGTCCAGGCCGCGATCGACCAGCGGGTGGACGGCCTGCTGGTCTCACTCGCCAAGGGCGACGCGATGGCCGACGTCCTGGCCAAGGCCGAGGCGGCCGGCATCCCGGTCATCAGCATCAACTCCGGCCAGGAGTTCTCCGCCCGGTTCGGCGCCCTCACCCACATCGGCCAGGACGAGTCCACCGCAGGCGAGGCCGCCGGCCGCGCACTGGCCCGGCGTTCGCGCACCGGCGTGCTGTGCGTCATCCACGAGCAGGGCAACGTCGGCCAGGAACAGCGCTGCACCGGTGCCCGATCGGCCTTCGGCGGAGGCTTCCAGACCCTGTACGTGGACGGGGTCAACCTGCCCGACGCGCGGGCCGCGATCGCCGCCAAGCTCCAGGCCGACCCCTCGCTGGACACCGTGCTCACCCTCAGCGCGCCGCTGGCCGCCACCGGCCTGCAGGCCGTCCAGGACGCCCGCCGGCCGGTCGAGCTGGACACCTTCGACCTGGGCACCCAGGTCGTCACCGGCCTCCAGGCCGGCACCGTCGGCTTCGCCGTCGACCAGCAGCCCTACCTCCAGGGCTACGAGGGCGTCGACCTGCTCTGGCTCCACCGCTACAACCTGGACGCGCTCGGTGGCGGCGGCCCGGTGCTCACCGGCCCGCAGGTGCTGACCAAGGACGACGCCGCCGCGCTCGCCCGGTACGTCGCCCGGGGCACCCGGTGAGCGCCCCCGCCGAGGTGCTGGAGGGCGGCCGCGGCCGGATGCACCGGCTGGTCGCCCGCCCGGAGTTCGGGGCCCTGCTGGCGGCGGTCGCGGTCTTCCTGTTCTTCGCCCTGACGGCCGACAGCTTCCTGCGGCTGTCCTCGCTCGGCACGGTGCTGTACGCGGCCTCCACCCTCGGCATCATGGCGGTGCCGGTCTCGCTGCTGATGATCGGCGGGGAGTTCGACCTCTCGGCCGGCGTGCTGGTCACCACCGCGGCGCTGACCTCGTCGATGGTCTCGTACCAGCTCACCGCCGTGACCTGGGTCGGGGCGGCGGTCTCGCTCGCGGTGGTGCTCGCGGTCGGTGGCTTCAACGGCTGGATGCTCGGCCGCACCCGGCTGCCCAGCTTCATCATCACGCTCGGCACGTTCCTGATGCTGACCGGTGCCAACCTCGGCGTCACCAAACTGGTCTCCGGCACCGTCAGCACCATGCCGATCGGCGACATGGAGGGCTTCGCCTCCTGCCACTGGCTGTTCGCCTCGGAGTTCACCGTCGGCGGGCTGACGGTGCGGGCCACGGTGTGGTGGTGGCTCGGTCTGGTCGCGGCGGGCAGCTGGGTGCTGCTGCGCACCCGCTTCGGCAACTGGGTGTTCGCGGTCGGCGGTGACGCGGCGGCGGCCCGCGCGGTGGGTGTGCCGGTCGCCAGGACCAGGACCTGCCTCTACCTGGGCGTCGGCTTCTGCGCCTGGGTGCTCGGCCAGCATCTGCTGTTCTCCTTCGACACCGTGCAGTCCGGCGAGGGGGTCGGCAACGAGCTGATCTACATCGTGGCGGCGGTGATCGGCGGCTGCCTGATCACCGGCGGCTACGGCTCGGTGGCCGGCTCGGCGCTCGGCGCGCTGATCTTCGGGATGGTCAGCAAGGGCATCGTGTACGCGCAGTGGGACCCGGACTGGTTCAGGTTCTTCCTCGGCGGGATGCTGCTGCTGGCCGCGCTGCTCAACTCCTGGGTCAAGCACCGGGCCGAGCTGGGGAGGGCCTGATGGCGCTGCTGGAACTGGCCGGGGTCGGCAAGTGGTACGGCTCGGTGCGGGCCCTGGAGGGGGTGTCGCTGACCGTGGAGGCCGGGCGGATCAGCTGTGTGCTGGGCGACAACGGAGCCGGGAAGTCCACCCTGATCAAGATCATCGCGGGGCTGCACCAGCACGACGAGGGAACCTACACCGTGGGCGGCCGGGAGCTGCGCCTGACCTCGCCGCGCCAGGCCCTCGACCTCGGCATCGCGACGGTCTACCAGGACCTCGCCGTCGTCCCCCTGATGCCCGTCTGGCGGAACTTCTTCCTCGGCGCCGAGCTCGGCTCGCTGCGCCTGGACATCCCCCGGATGCGGTCGGTCACCCGGGAGGCGCTCGCCCGGATGGGCATCGAGCTGGCCGACGTGGACCGGCCGATCGGCACCCTCTCCGGAGGCCAGCGGCAGTGCGTGGCGATCGCGCGGGCGGTCCACTTCGGCGCCGAGGCGCTGGTGCTGGACGAGCCGACGGCCGCGCTCGGGGTCAAGCAGTCCGGCGTGGTGCTCACGTACGTGGCCGCCGCGCGGGAGGCCGGGCTCGGGGTGGTGCTGATCACCCACAACCCGCACCACGCCTTTCTGGTGGGTGACCACTTCACGCTGCTGCGAAGGGGGAGGATGGCGGGTAGCCACCCGCGCGCGGAGATCAGCCTCGAACGGCTCACCACTGAGATGGCGGGCGGCTCTGACCTCGCCGAGCTCAGCCACGAGCTCGGCCGCCCCGACCCGAAGGAGCGTCCACCCCAGTGACCAGCCCGAACGACAGCGCGCGGCCGCCGGTCCTGCCCACCCTGTTCGGCATCGGCCAGCGCGGGGCCGACCGCCGACGGCGTACCCTGCCGGCCGGGGTGCTGCGGCTGCCCACCATCGGTGTCGACATCGGCGGCACCAAGGTGGTGGCCGGAGTCGTCGACGGCGAGGGCCGGGTGCTGGACCGGGTACGCGCCGAGACCCCCGACAAGAGCAAGAGCCCCCGGGTGGTCGAGGACGTCATCGTCGAGCTGGTGCTCGAACTCGCGGACAAGCACGACGTCCACGCGGTCGGCGTCGGCGCTGCCGGCTGGGTGGACGCGGACCGCTCCAAGGTGCTCTTCGCCCCCCATCTGAACTGGCGGGGCGAACCGCTGCGGGACGCGCTCAGCGAGCGGCTGCGCTTCCCGGTGATCGTGGAGAACGACGCCAACGCCGCGGCCTGGGCCGAGTGGCGGTTCGGTGCCGGGCGCGGAGAGGACCACATGGTGATGATCACCCTGGGGACCGGGATCGGCGGGGCGGTGGTCCGGGACGGCTACGTGGACCGGGGCAAGTACGGGCTGGCCGGCGAGTTCGGCCACATGCAGGTCGTCCCGGCCGGGCACCGCTGCCCGTGCGGCAACCGCGGCTGCTGGGAGCAGTACTCCTCGGGCAACGCGCTGGTCCGGGAGGCCCGCGGGCTGGTCGAGGAGGAGTCCCCGGTGATCCAGCCGCTGCTGGCCCGGGCCGGCGGTACGGCGGCGGGCATCACCGGACCACTGGTCACCGAGGCCGCGCGGGACGGCGACCCGATCGCGGTCGAGCTGCTCTACGAGGTCGGCCACTGGCTCGGGGTCGGCATCGCCAACCTGGCCGCCGCCCTGGACCCGGGGCGGTTCGTGGTCGGCGGCGGTGTCTCCGAGGCGGGCGAGCTGCTGCTCGCCCCGGCCCAGGACGCCTTCCGCCGCACTCTGACCGGCCGTGGCTTCCGCCCCGAGGCCGGCATCGTGCCGGCGGCCCTCGGCAACGAGGCCGGGCTGGTCGGCGCGGCCGACCTGGCCCGTCAGGTGGCCCGCCGCTTCCGCACCGTCAAACGCCGTCGCGCGGAACGGGCTTCGCTGCGGTAGCGGCGGCCGGCTCCGGAGGGTGGTGGGTGGTGGTCCGGGAGGTTCCGCGGATCGGGTAGGGTTTCCTCATCACTCGGGCGCGGGTGGCGGAATAGGCAGACGCGCTGGATTCAGGTTCCAGTGCCCGAAAGGGCGTGGGGGTTCAACTCCCCCCTCGCGCACCACTGAGGCCGGTCGGACATCTCCGACCGGCCTCGCTGTGTTCCCCGCCGCACCTCAGCGGGATCGAGATCCAGGACGGGCCAGCGGCCGGGGAACCGAAGGCTACCGGCCGGTAGTGCGGCGATGCGCGGTTGTCCTGTGCACCACACCTGTGAAAGAACGGGAACTGACGCCGCCTCAGGAGGTCCGTATGAGAGTCCTGGCCCGTTCGGTTCCCGCTCTGGCGATCGCCGCAGCCCTGGTCTGTGCGGTGGTCGCGCCCGCCCGGGCCGCAGCGCCCCCGCCCAAGGTCCCGGAGGCCGCCGGCTACGGCGGCGCCGTCGCGAGCGTGGACGCGGACGCCACCGCGGCCGGCATCGAGGTGCTCCGCCACGGCGGCAACGCCGTCGACGCCGCGGTCGCCGTCGCGGCCGCGCTCGGCGTCACCGAGCCCTACTCGGCCGGCATCGGCGGTGGCGGCTACTTCGTCCTCTACGACGCCCGCACCGGCCGGGTCTCCACCCTGGATGGCCGGGAGACCGCCTCGCGCCGGTCCGACGAGACCCTCTTCCAGGAGAACGGCAAGCCGCTGCCGTTCGCCGACGCCGTCACCAGCGGCCTGTCCGTCGGCGTCCCAGGCGCCCCCGCGACCTGGGACAAGGCGCTCAAGCTCTGGGGCAGCCGCTCCCTCGGCGAGGTGCTGCGCCCCGCCGAGCGGATCGCCGACCGGGGCTTCACGGTCGACCAGACCTTCCAGGACCAGACCGCGCTCAACCAGAGCCGCTTCAAGGACTTCCCGGCCACCCGGCAGCTCTTCCTGCCGAACGGCGCGCTCCCGGTGGTCGGCTCCCGGTTCCGCAACCCCGACCTGGCCGCCACCTACCGCGAGCTCGGTCGCCAGGGCGTGGACGCGCTCTACCGCGGCCCGATCGGCGCCGACCTGGTCCGCACCCTCCAGCACCCGCCGGTCGACCCGGCCTCCGGCCGCAACGCCCGGCCCGGCCAGGTCACCACCGCCGACCTGGCGGCCTATCAGGTACTGCTCCAGCAGCCGACCAAGGTCGCCTACCGGGGCCTCGAGGTGAACGGCATCGCGCCCTCCTCCTCCGGCGGCACCACCGGCGGCGAGGCGCTGGGCATCCTGCGGCAGAGCGACCTCTCCCGGCTGGACGACACCCAGTACTACCACCGCTTCCTGGAGGCGAGCCGGATCGCCTTCGCCGACCGGGGGCGCTGGGTCGGCGACCCGCGCTTCGTCCAGGTGCCCACCGCACAGCTGCTCTCGCCGGCCTTCGCGGCCGCCCGGGCCTGCCTGGTGGACCCGGGCCGTGCGCTCACCAGCCCGCTCGCCCCCGGCGACCCCTACCACCCGGCCGCCTGCGCGAGCAGCGGCCCGGCCGTCGCCGAGACCTACGAGGGGCCGAGCACCACGCACCTGACCGTCGCCGACCGCTGGGGCAGCGTGGTCTCCTACACCCTGACGATCGAGCAGACCGGCGGCAGCGGCATCACCGTCCCCGGCCGCGGCTTCCTGCTCAACAACGAGCTGACCGACTTCTCCTTCGCCCCGGCCACCCCGGGCGTGCCCGACCCCAACCTGCCGGGCCCGGGCAAGCGGCCGAGGTCCTCGATCTCGCCGACCATCGTGCTCAAGGACGGCCGGCCGCTGTTCGCCACCGGCTCGCCCGGCGGCTCGACCATCATCACCACCGCGCTCCAGGTGGTGCTCGGCCGGATCGACCGCGGGCTGACGCTGGAGCAGGCCATCGCCGCCCCGCGCGCCAGCCAGCGCAACACCGCCGCCACCAGCGCCGAACCGGCCTTCCTCGCGCTGCCCGAGCGGGCCCGGCTGGAGGCGCTCGGCCATGTCTTCGTGGACGGCGGCGAGATCGGCGCGGCCACCGGGGTCGAGCGGCTGCCGGACGGCCGCTGGCGCGCGGCGGCCGAGCCGGTCCGGCGCGGCGGCGGCTCGGCGGCGGTGGTGGTGCCCGGCCGGTGAGCCCGGCCGCCGGGCCCGGTCGCTGAGCCCTGCCGGGGTTGTCGGTGCCGGGCGGTATGTTCGGGGTGGGTGTCCAGGTGCGTTCGTGCGTCCCGGGGCGCCCACCCCTCGTCCGCAGCACCCGGGAAGGCCGCCAGCCGTGACAGTCCGCATCGCCACCTGGAACATCAACTCCGTCACCGCCCGGCTGCCCAAGCTCCTGGAGTGGCTGGAGAGCGCCCGGCCGGACGTGCTCTGTCTGCAGGAGCTGAAGTGCTCCGCCGACGCCTTCCCGTACGACGAGGTCAAGGAGCTCGGCTACGAGACGGCCGCCCACGGCGTCGGCCGCTGGAACGGCGTCGCGGTGCTCTCCAGGCTCGGCCTGGAGGACGTCGTGCGCGGCCTGCCCGAGCAGCCCGGCTACCTCGCCGACGGCGCGCTGCTGCCCGAGATCGAGCCCCGGGCCGTCGCCGCGACCTGCGGCCCCGTCCGGGTCTGGTCGGTGTACGTGCCCAACGGCCGCGAGGTCGGCCACGCGCACTACCAGTACAAGCTGGAGTGGTTCGAGGCCCTGCGCAAGGCCGTCCTGGAGGACGCGGCGGGCCCCCGCCCGTTCGCCGTGCTCGGCGACTACAACGTGGCCCCCACCGACGAGGACGTCTTCGACCCCGCCGCCTTCGCCGGCCTGACGCACGTCACCGAGCCCGAGCGGGCCGCCCTCGCCGCCCTGGCCGAGGCCGGCCTGCAGGACGTCGTGCCCCGCCCGCTCAAGTACGACCGCCCGTACACCTACTGGGACTACCGCCAGCTGGCCTTCCCGAAGAACCGGGGCATGCGGATCGACCTCACGTTCGCCAACAAGCCCTTCGCCGACGCGGTGACGGACAGCTACGTCGACCGCGAGGCCCGGAAGGGCAAGGGCACCTCGGACCACGCGCCGGTCGTGGTCGATCTCGACCTCTGAGCGGCCGTTCGCATCCGCAGGGCCGGTGACGCGGGGTAGCCGGATGGACCCGAACGGGCTCCGCCGGGTGGCCGCCCGGCGTGGCGCTGCCTAGCGTCGCGGGTAACCGGGTGTAGCTGTTCGATCACGTGGACGTCGGCGTCCGCCCGCTACACCCGAGAACCTTGGAGGTACGGCATGCGTCGCACGCGTACGGCCGCCGCAGCCCTGCTTGGCGCGACCACCCTGCTCGGTCTCGCCGGGCCGGTGGCCCATGCCAAGGACGTCGCACCCGCATGGGTCAGCCCGGCGGAGGCGGCCTCCGGCCAGACCGTCACCGTCAGCGTCACCTGCGACACCAGCTCCGTGAAGACCGTCACCGCCAACTCCCAGGCCTTCGTCGGCGGCTCGGCCACCCTCACCGTCGGCCCCGACGGCAAGTACAGCGGCCCGGCCAAGCTGGTCGCCCAGCAGGATCTGACCGGCACCGTCAAGAAGGCGCTCCAGGGCAACTCCTGGGGGATCGACGGCAAGTGCCCCAACGGCGACACGTTCACCGGCGCGGTCGGCGTCACCGGATCGGCTTCCTGGGCCAGTGGCGGTGCCACCGGTGGCGCCAAGCCGTCCACCCGGCCCGCCGAGCCGTCCGCCCAGCCCGCCGAGCCCGCCTGGTCGGGCGAGCCGAGCGGCCCGCACGGCTCGGTGGGCACCGGCCTCGGTGGCTCCATCGACACCGACGGCCGTCAGCTGGCGGCCGGTGGTGTGCTGGTCGCGGCCGGTATCGCCGGGTTCTGGCTGCTGCGCCGCCGCACCGGCGACGGGCAGCAGTCCTGATGCCCCGGATCTCCCCCTGCGCTCAGCGCCCCGTGGTCACGCCGGGGCGCTGAGCCGTGCCGCGGCCGCGGTGTACCCGTCGGCAGGCTTCTGCGCCGGGTCCTCGTCCGGCTCCGGCGCCGCGAGGGCGCCGGAGGCCAGCAGGTACTGCGCCGCGATGTAGGTGGACATGATCAGCAGCCCGTGGCCCGGGAGCTCCTTCCAGCCCGCGATCCGGGTGGCGATCAGGGAGTCCGACAGCAGGAACAGCGCGCCGCCGAGCCCGGTGCGCCAGCCGCGCCCGGCCGAGGTGACCGCCGTGGAGGCGAGCAGCAGACTGTACGCGGCCACCGGGATCTGCAGGTCGCCCAGGTCCGGCCAGAGCTGACCGATCATCGTCGCACAGGCCGTCGCGTACGCCGCCCCGACGAGCAGGCTCCGGCGCCGGTCGGTGAGCGCGCCCTGGCGAACGAACATCGTCACGTAGCAGACGTGCGCGGCCGCGAAGGAGCCCATCCCCGCCAGGAACGCGGTGTCCCCGTCGAGCTGGAGCGCCACGTCCCCGCCCGCGCTCAGCAGCAGGGCCGGCGTCAGCAGCTTCGGCGCCCGGGGGCTGCGCGCCAGGGTGTGCGCGGCGAGCAGCGGCATCAGGGCCGGCTTGGTGGCGTGCTGCAGCACGGTGGCGCCGGTCGCGATCGCGCCCAGGTGGGCGGCCGAGGTGGCGGCGAAGCCGGCCAGCAGTCCGCGGGCGGTGCGCAGGCGTCGGGTGATGGTCATGCGGCGGTGCCCTCCGGGCGGTCGATGGTGCCGGGCTGCCAGCCCGGGCCGTTGATGAGGTGGCGGACCCGGTCGCCCCAGCCGGTGGCCCGGGCGACGTCCCTGGCGATCGACACGTACTCGTGGGTCGCCACCCGAAGCGGGTTGAAACTGTCCAGATTCTTCGTCAGGCCGTACACCGGCTTCGTGGTCTCCGCGGCGAAGCTGCCGAACATCCGGTCGAAGACGA
Proteins encoded:
- a CDS encoding ATP-binding cassette domain-containing protein; amino-acid sequence: MALLELAGVGKWYGSVRALEGVSLTVEAGRISCVLGDNGAGKSTLIKIIAGLHQHDEGTYTVGGRELRLTSPRQALDLGIATVYQDLAVVPLMPVWRNFFLGAELGSLRLDIPRMRSVTREALARMGIELADVDRPIGTLSGGQRQCVAIARAVHFGAEALVLDEPTAALGVKQSGVVLTYVAAAREAGLGVVLITHNPHHAFLVGDHFTLLRRGRMAGSHPRAEISLERLTTEMAGGSDLAELSHELGRPDPKERPPQ
- the ggt gene encoding gamma-glutamyltransferase, with translation MRVLARSVPALAIAAALVCAVVAPARAAAPPPKVPEAAGYGGAVASVDADATAAGIEVLRHGGNAVDAAVAVAAALGVTEPYSAGIGGGGYFVLYDARTGRVSTLDGRETASRRSDETLFQENGKPLPFADAVTSGLSVGVPGAPATWDKALKLWGSRSLGEVLRPAERIADRGFTVDQTFQDQTALNQSRFKDFPATRQLFLPNGALPVVGSRFRNPDLAATYRELGRQGVDALYRGPIGADLVRTLQHPPVDPASGRNARPGQVTTADLAAYQVLLQQPTKVAYRGLEVNGIAPSSSGGTTGGEALGILRQSDLSRLDDTQYYHRFLEASRIAFADRGRWVGDPRFVQVPTAQLLSPAFAAARACLVDPGRALTSPLAPGDPYHPAACASSGPAVAETYEGPSTTHLTVADRWGSVVSYTLTIEQTGGSGITVPGRGFLLNNELTDFSFAPATPGVPDPNLPGPGKRPRSSISPTIVLKDGRPLFATGSPGGSTIITTALQVVLGRIDRGLTLEQAIAAPRASQRNTAATSAEPAFLALPERARLEALGHVFVDGGEIGAATGVERLPDGRWRAAAEPVRRGGGSAAVVVPGR
- a CDS encoding exodeoxyribonuclease III; translation: MTVRIATWNINSVTARLPKLLEWLESARPDVLCLQELKCSADAFPYDEVKELGYETAAHGVGRWNGVAVLSRLGLEDVVRGLPEQPGYLADGALLPEIEPRAVAATCGPVRVWSVYVPNGREVGHAHYQYKLEWFEALRKAVLEDAAGPRPFAVLGDYNVAPTDEDVFDPAAFAGLTHVTEPERAALAALAEAGLQDVVPRPLKYDRPYTYWDYRQLAFPKNRGMRIDLTFANKPFADAVTDSYVDREARKGKGTSDHAPVVVDLDL
- a CDS encoding lysoplasmalogenase, translated to MTITRRLRTARGLLAGFAATSAAHLGAIATGATVLQHATKPALMPLLAAHTLARSPRAPKLLTPALLLSAGGDVALQLDGDTAFLAGMGSFAAAHVCYVTMFVRQGALTDRRRSLLVGAAYATACATMIGQLWPDLGDLQIPVAAYSLLLASTAVTSAGRGWRTGLGGALFLLSDSLIATRIAGWKELPGHGLLIMSTYIAAQYLLASGALAAPEPDEDPAQKPADGYTAAAARLSAPA
- a CDS encoding ROK family glucokinase, with translation MTSPNDSARPPVLPTLFGIGQRGADRRRRTLPAGVLRLPTIGVDIGGTKVVAGVVDGEGRVLDRVRAETPDKSKSPRVVEDVIVELVLELADKHDVHAVGVGAAGWVDADRSKVLFAPHLNWRGEPLRDALSERLRFPVIVENDANAAAWAEWRFGAGRGEDHMVMITLGTGIGGAVVRDGYVDRGKYGLAGEFGHMQVVPAGHRCPCGNRGCWEQYSSGNALVREARGLVEEESPVIQPLLARAGGTAAGITGPLVTEAARDGDPIAVELLYEVGHWLGVGIANLAAALDPGRFVVGGGVSEAGELLLAPAQDAFRRTLTGRGFRPEAGIVPAALGNEAGLVGAADLARQVARRFRTVKRRRAERASLR